Proteins encoded together in one Hymenobacter monticola window:
- a CDS encoding CDGSH iron-sulfur domain-containing protein, giving the protein MATKLTVLSNGSLRVEGENIELVDAQGNPYGLGGRQRISICRCGLSSQKPFCDGSHKGHFEHDATAFDLPAPKPAV; this is encoded by the coding sequence ATGGCCACCAAACTCACCGTCCTTTCCAATGGCTCCCTCCGCGTGGAGGGCGAAAACATCGAACTGGTAGACGCCCAGGGCAACCCCTACGGCCTCGGCGGCCGGCAGCGCATCAGCATCTGTCGCTGCGGGCTTTCGAGCCAGAAGCCTTTTTGTGACGGCTCGCACAAAGGCCACTTCGAGCACGACGCCACGGCGTTTGACCTGCCCGCGCCCAAGCCGGCCGTGTAG
- a CDS encoding GNAT family N-acetyltransferase yields the protein MTSDAQLAPPRIEPATLQDIPTIIGLAEATWEPTYRFIISREQLEYMYRVIYTSASLKRQMTEQQHSFLLAYVEGEPAGFASFSPLPVEEDGHAGYKLHKIYVLPTRQGQGLGVHLIEAVENAARNAGGRFLDLNVNRYNPAIAFYERRGFERQREVDVPIGPYFMNDYIMRKAL from the coding sequence ATGACTTCTGACGCCCAACTCGCGCCGCCGCGCATCGAGCCCGCCACGCTCCAGGACATTCCCACCATCATCGGCCTGGCCGAAGCCACCTGGGAGCCTACCTACCGCTTCATCATCTCGCGCGAGCAGCTGGAGTACATGTACCGCGTGATTTACACCTCGGCTTCGCTCAAGCGGCAGATGACTGAACAGCAGCACTCGTTTCTGCTGGCGTATGTGGAGGGCGAGCCGGCTGGTTTTGCGTCTTTCAGCCCCCTGCCGGTGGAGGAAGACGGCCACGCCGGCTACAAGCTGCACAAGATTTATGTGCTGCCCACGCGCCAGGGCCAGGGCTTGGGCGTGCACCTCATCGAAGCGGTGGAAAACGCCGCCCGCAACGCCGGCGGCCGTTTCCTGGACCTGAACGTGAACCGCTACAACCCCGCCATTGCCTTCTATGAGCGGCGTGGCTTCGAGCGCCAGCGCGAGGTGGACGTGCCCATCGGGCCGTACTTCATGAACGATTACATCATGCGGAAGGCGCTGTAA
- a CDS encoding deoxynucleoside kinase, whose protein sequence is MHIAIVGNIGAGKTTLAHKLAQHFRWEVFLEDVDDNPYLKDFYHDMPRWAFHLQVYFLNGRFRQTQRIKELQKAGRGIIQDRTIYEDAHIFAANLHESGLLETRDYNNYYALFESMIDLVAPPDLLLYLRADLPKLVSQIEKRGRDYENSISIEYLKSLNEHYEKWISGYTAGRHLIVDVSELDYVRNPEDLGTIIDKINNTLFGLF, encoded by the coding sequence ATGCACATTGCCATCGTCGGCAACATTGGAGCCGGTAAAACCACCTTGGCGCACAAGTTGGCCCAGCATTTTCGGTGGGAAGTTTTTCTCGAAGACGTGGACGACAATCCCTACCTGAAGGATTTCTACCACGACATGCCCCGCTGGGCCTTCCACCTGCAGGTGTACTTCCTCAACGGCCGCTTCCGCCAGACGCAGCGCATCAAGGAGCTGCAGAAGGCCGGCCGCGGCATCATTCAGGACCGCACCATCTACGAAGACGCCCACATCTTCGCGGCCAACCTGCACGAGTCGGGCCTGCTCGAAACCCGCGACTACAACAACTACTACGCGCTGTTTGAGTCGATGATAGACCTCGTGGCGCCACCTGACCTGCTGCTTTATCTGCGCGCCGACCTGCCCAAACTGGTGAGCCAGATTGAAAAGCGCGGCCGCGACTACGAAAACAGCATCAGCATTGAGTACCTTAAAAGCCTCAACGAGCACTACGAGAAGTGGATTAGCGGCTACACGGCCGGCCGCCACCTCATCGTCGACGTGAGCGAGCTGGACTACGTGCGCAACCCCGAAGACCTCGGCACCATCATCGACAAAATCAATAATACCCTGTTCGGCCTGTTTTAA
- a CDS encoding DUF2461 domain-containing protein, giving the protein MELDYLLKFMARLAANNTTAWMAEHRPDYQRARAACTELVRQVLTRVAATDPDLANLTPADVMFRLHKNDRAHRDPEPYKRRMGAGLKLGGRHAPRAGYFIAIQPEGQSWLGAGTFHPAPEMLAAIRQEIHYNSDEFHRLRQGPELLRYFPHGLDTTGPQLTRPPRGYTADDPDLTWLRLKTFGAGRFYTDAEVLAPDFVDQLVAAIAAARPLVDFFNAALPGADSKAV; this is encoded by the coding sequence ATGGAACTGGACTACCTGTTGAAATTTATGGCCCGGCTGGCGGCCAACAACACCACGGCCTGGATGGCCGAGCACCGCCCCGACTACCAGCGTGCCCGCGCCGCCTGCACCGAACTGGTGCGCCAGGTGCTCACCCGAGTGGCCGCCACCGACCCCGACCTGGCGAATCTGACGCCCGCCGACGTGATGTTTCGGCTGCACAAAAATGACCGCGCCCACCGCGACCCCGAGCCTTACAAGCGCCGCATGGGTGCTGGCCTGAAGCTAGGCGGGCGCCACGCGCCGCGGGCAGGGTATTTCATCGCCATTCAGCCCGAGGGCCAGAGTTGGCTGGGGGCTGGCACCTTCCACCCTGCTCCGGAAATGCTGGCGGCCATCCGGCAGGAAATTCACTACAATTCGGATGAGTTTCACCGGCTGCGGCAGGGGCCGGAGCTGCTGCGCTACTTTCCCCACGGGCTCGACACCACGGGCCCGCAGCTGACCAGGCCGCCGCGCGGCTACACCGCCGACGACCCGGACCTGACCTGGCTGCGCTTGAAGACGTTTGGGGCGGGCCGGTTTTATACCGATGCGGAGGTGCTGGCCCCGGACTTTGTGGACCAGTTGGTGGCGGCTATTGCGGCGGCGCGGCCATTGGTCGATTTTTTCAATGCGGCGCTGCCGGGCGCGGATTCGAAAGCCGTGTAG
- a CDS encoding MOSC domain-containing protein — protein sequence MSAPLTLSGLFIYPVKSLGGYAVPEAEVTARGLRYDRRWLLVDERNRFMTQRQQPELALLTVAPAYNGFLISHRQRPNLLPLYIPFEATPDRTLFVTVWDDILWAWRGTAEADEWLAEALGRPCRLVYMSDMVRRDVEPEFNPEGQLVSFADGYPFLLVGEAALADLNTRLAQPVPMNRFRPNLVFSGGEAYEDDRWEQFEIGGLPFRAVRGCGRCVLTTIDQTTAQKSPVGDPLRTLATYRKVENSTLFGQNVTGPGHGRLRVGDAVTVLHAK from the coding sequence ATGTCTGCACCGCTTACGCTTTCCGGCTTATTTATCTACCCTGTTAAGTCCTTGGGCGGCTACGCTGTGCCGGAGGCCGAGGTGACGGCTCGTGGCCTGCGCTACGACCGGCGCTGGCTGCTGGTAGACGAGCGCAACCGCTTCATGACGCAGCGGCAACAGCCCGAACTGGCCTTGCTGACTGTGGCCCCGGCTTACAATGGCTTCCTCATCAGCCACCGGCAGCGGCCCAATTTGCTGCCGCTTTACATCCCCTTTGAGGCCACGCCCGACCGCACGCTGTTTGTGACCGTGTGGGACGATATTCTGTGGGCTTGGCGGGGCACGGCGGAGGCCGATGAATGGCTGGCCGAAGCCCTGGGGCGTCCCTGCCGGCTGGTCTACATGTCCGACATGGTGCGGCGCGATGTGGAGCCGGAGTTTAACCCAGAAGGGCAATTAGTAAGCTTTGCCGACGGCTACCCGTTTCTGCTGGTGGGCGAGGCTGCTTTAGCTGATTTGAATACCCGCCTGGCCCAGCCCGTGCCCATGAACCGCTTCCGGCCCAACCTGGTATTCAGTGGCGGCGAGGCGTACGAGGACGACCGGTGGGAGCAGTTCGAAATCGGTGGACTGCCATTTCGGGCGGTGCGCGGCTGCGGCCGCTGCGTGCTGACCACCATTGACCAAACCACCGCGCAAAAAAGCCCCGTGGGTGACCCGTTGCGCACGCTGGCGACCTACCGCAAAGTGGAAAACAGCACGCTCTTTGGCCAAAACGTGACCGGGCCCGGCCACGGCCGCCTGCGCGTGGGCGACGCCGTGACGGTACTTCACGCCAAGTAG
- a CDS encoding Rossmann-fold NAD(P)-binding domain-containing protein has translation MKNFTSFADAGDYQALLKQALEIKANPYGYQHIGRNKTVGLIFFNPSLRTRLSSVKAAYNLGAQAWVLNAGADSWTLEMADGAVMNGGTQEHIKDAIAVMSQYCDVLGVRTFPTLKDKAEDYGEVVFNKILQYATVPVISLESATLHPLQSFADLITVAETKQKERVKVVLTWAPHVRALPQCVPNSFCDWFSEIDWVDFVITHPEGYELDPKFTKGARIEYDQKKALEGADYVQAKNWSSYLDYGQVLQNDPAWMLTPEHMALTDGAKFLHCLPVRRNVEVSDAVLDAPGSLIIQEAGNRTISMQTVLHELLK, from the coding sequence ATGAAAAACTTCACCTCCTTCGCCGACGCCGGCGACTACCAGGCCCTCCTGAAGCAAGCGCTGGAAATCAAAGCCAACCCCTACGGCTACCAGCACATCGGGCGCAACAAAACCGTCGGCCTCATCTTCTTCAACCCCAGCCTGCGCACCCGCCTCAGCTCGGTGAAAGCGGCCTACAACCTCGGCGCGCAAGCCTGGGTGCTGAACGCCGGCGCCGACTCCTGGACCCTGGAAATGGCCGATGGCGCGGTGATGAACGGCGGCACCCAGGAGCACATCAAGGACGCCATTGCGGTGATGAGCCAATACTGCGACGTGCTGGGCGTGCGCACCTTCCCCACCCTCAAGGACAAGGCCGAGGACTACGGCGAAGTCGTGTTCAACAAGATTCTGCAGTACGCCACCGTGCCCGTCATCAGCCTGGAAAGCGCCACGCTGCACCCGCTGCAGTCCTTCGCCGACCTCATCACCGTGGCCGAAACCAAGCAAAAGGAGCGCGTGAAAGTGGTGCTCACCTGGGCCCCCCACGTGCGCGCCCTGCCCCAGTGCGTGCCCAATTCCTTCTGCGACTGGTTTTCGGAAATCGACTGGGTCGACTTCGTCATCACCCACCCCGAGGGCTACGAGCTGGACCCCAAGTTCACCAAAGGCGCCCGCATCGAATACGACCAGAAAAAAGCACTGGAAGGCGCCGACTACGTGCAGGCCAAAAACTGGAGCAGCTACCTCGACTACGGCCAGGTGCTGCAAAACGACCCCGCCTGGATGCTCACCCCCGAGCACATGGCCCTGACCGACGGTGCCAAATTCCTGCACTGCCTGCCCGTGCGCCGCAACGTGGAAGTGTCCGACGCCGTGCTCGACGCGCCCGGCTCGCTCATTATCCAGGAAGCTGGCAACCGCACCATCTCCATGCAAACCGTGCTGCACGAGCTGCTGAAGTAG
- the carB gene encoding carbamoyl-phosphate synthase (glutamine-hydrolyzing) large subunit — protein MNKPNKVLILGSGALKIGEAGEFDYSGSQALKALKEEGIRTILINPNIATVQTSDNIADDVYFLPVTPFFVEEVIKKEQPDGILVAFGGQTALNCAVALYRAGVFEKYNVKVLGTPVQSIIDTEDRDIFKDKLDQIGVFTARSVAVTTMEDALAAGEKIGFPIIVRAAFALGGLGSGFANNMDELRALAQKSFTTSDQILVEESLKGWKEVEYEVVRDQYDNCITVCNMENFDPIGIHTGESIVVAPSQTLSNREYHKLRSIGIKTIRHLGIVGECNIQYALDPVSEDYRVIEVNARLSRSSALASKATGYPLAFVAAKLSLGYSLSELKNSVTQTTSAFFEPALDYVVVKLPRWDLGKFEGVNRQIGSAMKSVGEVMAIGKSFEEAIQKGLRMLDTGKRGFVANKPETVDNATIDQLLSEPNEERIFAINLAFEAGYTLEQVHELTKIDHWFLQRLLTIFRLGKQLSAGRSAGVDGLETSLLREAKKAGFSDQQIAVQLLGEGDVKADELRVRARRKALGVLPVIKQIDTLAAEFPAKTNYLYSTYHGTENDLEPETDKSVLVLGSGVYRIGSSVEFDWCGVNAVQTAAAEGYKTIIINYNPETVSTDYDVSDRLYFEELSFERVMDILEFEQPEGVILSTGGQIPNNLATRLAEAKAPILGTAPARIDEAENRHKFSSIMDELGIAQPRWKELTSLEAMHEFVQEVGFPVLIRPSYVLSGAAMNVVSNPHELDAFLQTAVEVSAEYPVVVSEFIQDAKEIELDAVADKGEIVSYAISEHVEFAGVHSGDATMYYPPQKVYVRTIRKLKVIAEKIARRYEISGPLNIQFLDKNGEIRVIECNIRASRSFPFVSKVSGHNLIQKATQVLLGKKVERDDSERVYDLPYVGVKAPQFSFTRLPGADPVLRVDMVSTGEVGCLGDTAEEALLKSMLSVGYKIPQKTVLISGGPLTSKVALLSATELLVKKGYTIFATQGTHRFFAENGIPSSLLYWPDEMQEPNVLTYLKDKKIDLVINIPKNLSKGELDNDYKIRRTAIDFGVPLLTNARLAKAFIQAFCTLEMKDLKIKSWNEYKAM, from the coding sequence ATGAACAAACCCAACAAAGTTCTCATCCTTGGTTCCGGCGCGCTGAAAATTGGCGAGGCCGGGGAGTTCGATTATTCCGGCTCGCAGGCCCTCAAGGCGCTGAAGGAGGAAGGCATCCGCACCATCCTCATCAACCCCAACATTGCCACCGTGCAGACGTCGGACAACATTGCCGACGACGTGTACTTCCTGCCCGTGACGCCCTTCTTCGTGGAGGAAGTCATCAAGAAAGAGCAGCCCGATGGCATTCTGGTGGCCTTTGGCGGCCAAACGGCGCTGAACTGCGCCGTGGCCCTGTACCGCGCCGGCGTGTTTGAGAAGTATAACGTGAAGGTGCTGGGCACGCCCGTGCAGAGCATCATCGACACCGAAGACCGGGATATTTTCAAAGACAAGCTCGACCAGATTGGCGTGTTCACGGCCCGCAGCGTGGCCGTGACGACGATGGAAGACGCCCTGGCGGCGGGCGAGAAAATCGGCTTCCCCATCATTGTGCGGGCGGCGTTTGCGCTGGGCGGCCTGGGCAGCGGCTTCGCCAACAACATGGACGAGCTGCGGGCCCTGGCCCAAAAATCCTTCACCACTTCCGACCAGATTCTGGTGGAGGAATCCTTGAAGGGCTGGAAGGAAGTGGAGTACGAAGTGGTGCGCGACCAGTACGATAACTGCATCACGGTCTGCAACATGGAGAACTTCGACCCCATCGGCATTCACACCGGCGAGAGCATCGTAGTGGCCCCGTCGCAGACGCTGAGCAACCGCGAGTACCACAAGCTGCGCAGCATCGGCATCAAGACCATCCGCCACCTGGGCATCGTAGGCGAGTGCAACATTCAGTACGCCCTCGACCCCGTGTCGGAAGATTACCGCGTGATTGAGGTGAATGCACGTCTCTCCCGCTCGTCGGCGCTGGCCTCGAAAGCCACGGGCTACCCGCTGGCGTTTGTGGCGGCCAAGCTGAGTTTGGGCTACTCGCTGTCGGAGTTGAAAAACAGCGTGACGCAGACGACCTCGGCGTTTTTCGAGCCGGCCCTGGACTATGTGGTGGTGAAGCTGCCGCGCTGGGACCTGGGCAAGTTCGAGGGCGTAAACCGACAGATTGGCTCGGCCATGAAAAGCGTGGGCGAAGTTATGGCCATCGGCAAATCCTTCGAGGAAGCCATCCAGAAAGGCCTGCGGATGCTGGACACCGGCAAGCGCGGCTTCGTGGCCAACAAGCCCGAAACCGTTGATAATGCGACGATTGACCAGCTGCTGAGCGAGCCCAACGAGGAGCGCATCTTCGCCATCAACCTAGCGTTTGAGGCCGGCTACACGCTGGAGCAGGTGCACGAGCTCACCAAAATCGACCACTGGTTTTTGCAGCGTTTACTCACCATCTTCCGGCTGGGCAAGCAGCTGAGCGCCGGCCGCAGCGCGGGCGTGGACGGGCTGGAAACCAGCCTGCTGCGCGAGGCCAAGAAGGCTGGCTTCTCCGACCAGCAGATTGCCGTGCAGCTGCTGGGCGAGGGCGACGTGAAGGCCGACGAATTGCGGGTGCGCGCCCGCCGCAAGGCGCTGGGCGTGCTGCCCGTCATCAAGCAGATTGACACGCTGGCGGCCGAGTTCCCGGCCAAAACCAACTACCTCTACAGCACCTACCATGGCACCGAAAACGACCTGGAACCCGAAACCGACAAGTCGGTGCTGGTGCTGGGCTCGGGCGTGTACCGCATCGGCTCGTCGGTGGAGTTTGACTGGTGCGGCGTGAACGCCGTGCAAACGGCCGCCGCCGAAGGCTACAAAACCATCATTATCAACTACAACCCCGAAACCGTTTCGACCGACTACGACGTGTCGGACCGGCTGTATTTCGAAGAGCTGAGCTTCGAGCGGGTGATGGACATCCTGGAGTTTGAGCAGCCGGAAGGTGTCATCCTCTCCACCGGCGGGCAAATTCCGAACAACCTCGCCACCCGCCTGGCCGAGGCCAAAGCGCCCATCCTGGGCACCGCGCCGGCCCGCATCGACGAGGCCGAAAACCGCCACAAGTTCTCCAGCATCATGGACGAGCTGGGCATTGCGCAGCCCCGCTGGAAGGAGCTGACTTCGCTGGAAGCCATGCACGAATTCGTGCAGGAAGTGGGCTTCCCGGTGCTGATTCGGCCGAGCTACGTGCTGTCGGGTGCGGCCATGAACGTGGTGTCGAATCCCCACGAGTTGGACGCTTTCCTGCAAACGGCTGTGGAGGTGAGCGCCGAATACCCGGTGGTGGTGTCCGAGTTCATTCAGGACGCCAAGGAAATTGAGCTGGACGCGGTGGCCGACAAGGGCGAAATCGTGAGCTACGCTATTTCCGAGCACGTGGAATTTGCCGGGGTGCACTCCGGCGACGCCACCATGTACTACCCGCCTCAGAAAGTGTACGTGCGCACCATCCGCAAGCTGAAAGTCATCGCCGAGAAAATTGCCCGGCGCTACGAAATCAGCGGCCCGCTGAACATTCAGTTTCTGGACAAAAACGGCGAAATCCGGGTGATTGAGTGCAACATCCGCGCCTCGCGCAGCTTCCCCTTCGTGTCGAAAGTATCGGGCCACAACCTGATTCAGAAGGCCACGCAGGTGCTGCTGGGCAAGAAAGTGGAGCGCGACGACAGCGAGCGAGTATACGACCTGCCCTACGTGGGCGTGAAGGCCCCGCAGTTCTCCTTCACCCGCCTGCCCGGCGCCGACCCGGTGCTGCGCGTGGATATGGTGAGCACCGGCGAAGTGGGCTGCCTAGGCGACACCGCCGAGGAAGCCCTGCTGAAATCGATGCTGAGCGTGGGCTACAAAATCCCGCAGAAAACGGTGCTGATTTCCGGCGGTCCCCTCACCTCCAAAGTCGCCCTGCTGTCGGCCACGGAGCTGCTGGTGAAGAAAGGCTACACCATTTTCGCCACGCAGGGCACGCACCGCTTCTTCGCCGAAAACGGCATCCCCAGCAGCCTGCTCTACTGGCCCGACGAAATGCAGGAGCCCAACGTGCTGACGTACCTGAAGGACAAGAAAATTGACCTGGTAATTAATATTCCCAAAAACCTGTCGAAAGGCGAGCTGGATAATGACTACAAAATTCGCCGCACGGCCATCGACTTCGGCGTGCCGCTGCTAACGAATGCGCGCCTCGCAAAAGCGTTTATTCAGGCTTTCTGCACGCTGGAGATGAAGGATTTGAAGATTAAGAGCTGGAACGAGTATAAGGCGATGTAG
- the carA gene encoding glutamine-hydrolyzing carbamoyl-phosphate synthase small subunit, translating into MENTKQVKLILEDGTEIEGTSFGAYTSVAGEVVFSTAMTGYPENLTDPSFAGQILVLTYPMVGNYGVPGEELYESISKIFESDKIHIAGLVVNYYSEEHSHWNAAKSLGDWLAEYNIPGIFGVDTRMLTKKLREKGAMLGKIVAGEDIPLHDPNQDNLVAQVSQPGVQHYGSGQHKIVLVDCGTKTNIIRCFLERDVELIRVPWDYDFTKIDYDGLFLSNGPGDPKMCTATIAHLQTALQQDKPIFGICLGNQLMSLAAGGDTFKLKYGHRSHNQPVLLTGTKRSFITSQNHGFAVDTATLPAEWEMLFENLNDGTCEGIKHKTKPFFSTQFHPEAAGGPEDTEYLFDEFLKSVAEHKNR; encoded by the coding sequence TTGGAAAACACGAAACAGGTTAAACTCATCCTCGAAGACGGCACCGAAATCGAGGGCACTTCCTTTGGCGCCTACACGTCGGTGGCGGGCGAAGTGGTGTTCAGCACGGCCATGACCGGCTACCCCGAAAACCTGACGGACCCCTCCTTCGCCGGCCAGATTCTGGTGCTCACCTACCCCATGGTGGGCAACTACGGCGTGCCCGGCGAGGAGCTGTACGAGTCGATTTCGAAGATTTTCGAGTCCGACAAAATCCACATTGCCGGGCTGGTGGTCAATTACTACTCGGAGGAGCATAGCCACTGGAACGCCGCCAAAAGCCTCGGCGACTGGCTGGCCGAGTACAACATCCCCGGCATTTTCGGCGTCGATACCCGCATGCTCACCAAGAAGCTGCGCGAGAAAGGCGCCATGCTGGGCAAAATAGTGGCCGGCGAAGACATTCCGCTGCACGACCCCAACCAGGACAACCTCGTGGCCCAGGTGAGCCAGCCCGGCGTGCAACACTACGGCAGTGGCCAGCACAAAATCGTGCTGGTGGACTGCGGCACCAAAACCAACATCATTCGCTGCTTTCTGGAGCGCGACGTGGAGCTGATTCGCGTGCCCTGGGACTACGATTTCACCAAAATCGACTACGACGGCCTGTTCCTGAGCAACGGCCCCGGCGACCCCAAGATGTGCACCGCCACCATAGCCCACCTCCAAACCGCCCTGCAGCAGGACAAGCCCATTTTCGGCATCTGCCTCGGCAACCAGCTCATGAGTTTGGCCGCTGGCGGCGACACCTTCAAGCTAAAATACGGCCACCGCAGCCACAACCAGCCGGTGCTGCTCACGGGCACCAAGCGCAGCTTCATCACCAGCCAAAACCACGGCTTCGCGGTAGATACCGCTACGCTGCCCGCCGAGTGGGAAATGCTGTTTGAGAACCTGAACGACGGCACCTGCGAAGGCATCAAGCACAAAACCAAGCCGTTCTTTTCCACCCAGTTCCACCCCGAAGCTGCCGGTGGCCCGGAGGATACCGAGTATCTGTTTGATGAGTTTCTGAAGTCGGTGGCGGAGCACAAGAATCGATAA
- a CDS encoding aspartate aminotransferase family protein, protein MELFNVYPLVNITPVKALGAKLWDDQGQEYLDFYGGHAVISIGHSHPHYVQRLTEQLQNIGFYSNSVQIPIQTQLAHKLGQVSGYEDYALFLCNSGAEANENALKLASFHTGKTRVVAFRGAFHGRTSGAVAATDNPKIVAPFNAGHAISFLEYDLAAVETTLQGGDVCAVIIEPIQGVGGIIMPSDEFLQGLAALCKQYGVILIADEVQSGYGRSGRFFAHQHAGIRPDIISVAKGMGNGFPIGGILIAPELKASYGLLGTTFGGNHLACAAALAVLEVIEDENLLAHAAEMGHYLRRELLAHAGAEEIRGRGLMVGIKYDFPIKDVRDKLLSDYHIFVGNASDPTVLRLLPPLNISQVEVDQFLKALYALTEKSVEIIQQASALD, encoded by the coding sequence ATGGAGCTTTTCAACGTTTATCCCCTCGTCAACATCACGCCCGTGAAGGCGCTCGGCGCGAAGCTATGGGACGACCAGGGCCAGGAATACCTGGATTTCTACGGCGGCCACGCTGTTATTTCCATCGGTCACAGCCACCCGCACTACGTGCAGCGCCTCACCGAACAGCTGCAAAACATCGGCTTCTACTCCAACTCGGTGCAGATTCCGATTCAGACGCAGTTGGCGCACAAGCTGGGCCAGGTGTCGGGCTACGAGGACTACGCGCTGTTTCTATGTAACTCGGGGGCCGAGGCCAACGAGAACGCGCTGAAGCTGGCCTCCTTCCACACCGGCAAAACCCGCGTGGTAGCGTTTAGAGGCGCGTTTCACGGCCGTACCTCGGGCGCGGTGGCGGCTACGGACAACCCGAAAATCGTCGCGCCCTTCAACGCGGGCCACGCCATCAGCTTTCTCGAATACGACCTGGCGGCGGTGGAAACCACGCTGCAAGGCGGCGACGTGTGCGCCGTCATCATCGAGCCGATTCAGGGCGTGGGCGGCATCATTATGCCTTCCGATGAATTCCTGCAGGGACTGGCGGCGCTGTGCAAGCAATATGGCGTCATCCTGATTGCTGACGAGGTGCAGAGCGGCTACGGCCGCAGTGGCAGGTTCTTCGCCCACCAGCACGCCGGCATCCGGCCCGACATCATTTCCGTGGCTAAGGGCATGGGCAACGGCTTCCCCATCGGCGGCATCCTGATTGCACCGGAGCTGAAAGCCTCCTACGGCCTGCTGGGCACCACCTTCGGCGGCAACCACCTGGCCTGCGCCGCCGCCTTGGCCGTGCTCGAAGTCATTGAAGATGAGAACCTGCTCGCCCACGCCGCCGAGATGGGCCACTACCTGCGCCGCGAACTGCTGGCCCACGCCGGCGCCGAAGAAATCCGCGGCCGGGGCCTGATGGTGGGCATCAAGTACGACTTCCCCATCAAGGACGTGCGCGACAAACTGCTGAGCGACTACCACATTTTCGTGGGCAACGCCTCCGACCCGACCGTTCTCCGGCTGCTGCCACCGCTGAATATCAGCCAGGTAGAAGTCGACCAGTTCTTGAAGGCGCTGTATGCGCTGACAGAGAAATCGGTAGAAATTATCCAACAAGCCTCGGCACTTGACTAA
- the argC gene encoding N-acetyl-gamma-glutamyl-phosphate reductase has protein sequence MKIKAGIVGGAGYTAGELIRILLHHEFVELGGIVSSSNAGNPVYQVHDDLVGETDLVFASELAGDEDVVFLCLGHGNSKAWLHKNALPETTHVIDLSNDFRLNADAEFEGREFVYGLPELNKSRIQQAQSIANPGCFATAIQLALLPLAQAGRLTDDIHVSAITGSTGAGQSLSETVHFSWRTNNVSIYKPFTHQHLGEIGESLAQLQPHSDAEMHFIPYRGNFSRGIFASVYTPSELTQDEARELYKQFYTDAPFTTASDKEIHLKQVVNTNKCLLHVQKQGKQLLITSVIDNLVKGASGQAVQNMNLLFGLPETAGLMSKASFF, from the coding sequence ATGAAAATTAAGGCCGGCATCGTGGGCGGCGCCGGCTACACGGCCGGCGAGCTCATCCGCATTCTGCTGCACCACGAGTTCGTAGAGCTGGGCGGCATCGTCAGCTCCTCGAACGCGGGCAACCCCGTTTATCAGGTGCACGATGACCTGGTAGGCGAAACCGATTTGGTGTTTGCCTCCGAATTGGCCGGCGACGAGGACGTGGTGTTTCTGTGCCTCGGCCACGGCAATTCGAAAGCGTGGCTGCACAAAAACGCCCTGCCCGAAACCACGCACGTCATCGACCTGAGCAACGACTTCCGCCTGAATGCGGACGCCGAGTTTGAAGGCCGCGAGTTCGTGTACGGCCTGCCGGAGCTGAACAAAAGCCGCATCCAACAAGCCCAGAGCATCGCCAACCCGGGCTGCTTCGCCACGGCCATTCAACTGGCGCTGCTGCCGCTGGCGCAGGCCGGCCGGCTCACCGACGACATCCACGTGTCGGCCATCACCGGCTCGACCGGCGCAGGGCAGAGCCTGTCGGAAACGGTGCATTTCTCGTGGCGCACCAACAACGTGTCCATCTACAAGCCCTTCACGCACCAGCACCTTGGCGAAATCGGTGAGAGCCTGGCGCAGCTGCAGCCGCATTCGGACGCCGAGATGCACTTCATCCCCTACCGCGGCAATTTCTCGCGGGGCATTTTCGCCAGCGTTTACACGCCGTCGGAGTTGACGCAGGACGAGGCGCGGGAGCTGTACAAGCAGTTCTATACTGACGCACCGTTCACCACGGCTTCGGACAAGGAAATCCACCTCAAGCAGGTGGTGAATACCAACAAATGCCTGCTGCACGTGCAGAAGCAGGGCAAGCAATTATTAATTACCTCGGTTATTGATAATCTGGTAAAAGGCGCCTCGGGCCAAGCGGTGCAGAATATGAACTTGCTGTTTGGTCTGCCGGAAACTGCGGGGTTGATGAGTAAGGCTTCGTTTTTTTAA